From one Mycobacterium colombiense CECT 3035 genomic stretch:
- a CDS encoding cold-shock protein, translating into MPTGKVKWYDADKGFGFLSQEDGEDVYVRSSALPAGVEGLKAGQRVEFGIASGRRGPQALSLKLIEPPPSLTKTRREAPAEHKHNPDELHGMVEDMITLLESTVQPELRKGRYPDRKTARRVSEVVKAVARELDA; encoded by the coding sequence GTGCCGACGGGCAAGGTTAAGTGGTACGACGCTGACAAGGGCTTCGGCTTTCTGTCGCAGGAGGACGGCGAAGACGTGTACGTCCGCTCGTCGGCGTTGCCCGCCGGGGTCGAGGGCCTCAAGGCGGGCCAGCGTGTGGAGTTCGGCATCGCCTCTGGGCGGCGTGGGCCGCAAGCGTTGAGCCTCAAGCTGATTGAGCCGCCGCCGAGCCTGACCAAGACCCGCCGCGAGGCGCCCGCCGAGCACAAGCACAACCCCGACGAGCTGCACGGCATGGTCGAGGACATGATCACCCTGCTGGAAAGCACCGTGCAGCCCGAGTTGCGTAAGGGGCGCTACCCGGACCGCAAGACCGCCCGCCGGGTTTCCGAGGTGGTCAAGGCCGTGGCCCGGGAGCTCGACGCCTGA
- a CDS encoding YccF domain-containing protein: MRLILNVIWLVFGGLWMAVGYLAAALLSFVLIITIPFGFASLRIASYALWPFGRTIVDKPTAGSGALIGNVIWVVLFGVWLAIGHLVSAAAMAVTIVGIPLALANLKLIPVSLMPLGKQIVPVSSPTHYVPPVAA, from the coding sequence ATGCGCCTGATCCTGAACGTCATCTGGTTAGTCTTCGGCGGCCTGTGGATGGCCGTCGGATACTTGGCTGCGGCGCTGCTGAGCTTCGTGCTGATCATCACCATTCCGTTCGGCTTCGCGTCGCTGCGCATCGCCTCCTACGCGCTGTGGCCGTTCGGCCGCACCATCGTCGACAAGCCGACCGCGGGGTCGGGCGCCCTGATCGGAAACGTCATCTGGGTGGTGCTGTTCGGTGTCTGGCTGGCGATCGGCCATCTGGTCAGCGCGGCGGCGATGGCGGTCACGATCGTCGGCATTCCGCTGGCGCTGGCCAACCTCAAACTCATTCCGGTGTCGTTGATGCCGCTGGGCAAGCAGATCGTTCCGGTCAGCTCGCCGACCCACTATGTGCCGCCGGTGGCCGCATGA
- the moaA gene encoding GTP 3',8-cyclase MoaA: MTLTTLGVPTVPSRGGGPAVPADAPTTGPLVDTYGRVATDLRVSLTDRCNLRCSYCMPAEGLNWLPGEQLLSADELARLMRIAVTRLGVTSVRFTGGEPLLARHLEEVVAAAAGLQPRPEISLTTNGVGLARRAAGLAAAGLNRVNVSLDSVDRKNFAAITRRDRLPDVLAGLAGAQEAGLTPVKVNAVLDPSTGREDVVGLLRFCLEHGYQLRVIEQMPLDAGHQWRRDAALSADDVLAALRPHFRLRPDPTPRGSAPAELWLVDTGPGTPSGKFGVIASVSHAFCGACDRTRLTADGQIRSCLFAKEETDLRGLLRGGAPDDAIEAAWRTAMWGKPAGHGINDPNFIQPNRPMSAIGG; the protein is encoded by the coding sequence ATGACCCTGACGACGCTGGGCGTTCCGACGGTGCCGAGCCGCGGCGGCGGTCCGGCCGTACCCGCGGACGCGCCGACCACCGGCCCGCTGGTGGATACCTATGGGCGGGTCGCCACCGATTTGCGGGTGTCGCTGACCGACCGCTGCAACCTGCGGTGCAGCTATTGCATGCCGGCGGAGGGCCTGAACTGGCTGCCCGGCGAGCAGCTGCTCAGCGCCGACGAACTGGCCCGGCTGATGCGCATCGCCGTCACCCGGCTGGGGGTGACCAGCGTGCGGTTCACCGGCGGCGAACCCCTGCTGGCGCGCCACCTCGAAGAGGTCGTCGCCGCGGCCGCCGGCCTGCAGCCGCGCCCCGAGATCTCGCTGACCACCAACGGCGTCGGGCTGGCGCGCCGCGCCGCCGGGCTCGCCGCGGCCGGCCTGAACCGGGTCAACGTCTCACTGGACAGCGTGGACCGGAAGAATTTCGCGGCCATCACCCGCCGCGACCGGCTGCCCGACGTGCTGGCCGGCCTGGCCGGCGCCCAGGAGGCCGGCCTGACCCCGGTCAAGGTGAACGCCGTGCTCGACCCCAGCACCGGCCGCGAGGACGTGGTGGGGCTGTTGCGGTTCTGCCTCGAGCACGGCTACCAGTTGCGCGTCATCGAGCAGATGCCGCTGGACGCCGGGCACCAATGGCGACGGGACGCGGCGTTGAGCGCCGACGACGTGCTGGCGGCGCTGCGCCCGCACTTCCGGCTGCGGCCCGACCCGACGCCGCGCGGATCCGCGCCCGCCGAGCTGTGGCTGGTGGACACCGGCCCGGGCACGCCGAGCGGCAAGTTCGGCGTCATCGCGTCGGTCTCGCACGCGTTCTGCGGGGCGTGTGACCGGACCCGGTTGACCGCCGACGGCCAGATCCGCAGCTGCCTGTTCGCCAAGGAGGAGACCGACCTGCGCGGCCTGCTGCGCGGAGGGGCGCCCGACGACGCGATCGAGGCGGCGTGGCGCACCGCGATGTGGGGCAAGCCCGCCGGCCACGGCATCAACGACCCGAACTTCATCCAGCCCAATCGCCCGATGAGCGCGATCGGTGGCTAG
- a CDS encoding MoaD/ThiS family protein: protein MASPTGQTPVQASGVQVTVRYFAAARAAAGVESETVVLRPGTTVGELVERLAVRGSRLATVLTRCSYLRDGIAVRDETTALQTGDTIDVLPPFSGG, encoded by the coding sequence GTGGCTAGCCCCACGGGACAGACCCCCGTCCAAGCCAGCGGCGTCCAGGTGACGGTGCGCTACTTCGCGGCCGCGCGCGCGGCCGCGGGTGTCGAGTCGGAGACGGTGGTGCTGCGCCCCGGCACCACGGTCGGCGAACTGGTCGAGCGGCTCGCCGTGCGGGGGTCCCGGCTGGCCACCGTGCTGACCCGGTGCTCGTACCTGCGGGACGGGATCGCCGTCCGCGACGAGACCACAGCGTTGCAAACCGGTGACACGATTGATGTGCTGCCGCCCTTTTCTGGCGGCTGA
- a CDS encoding transglycosylase family protein: protein MSGRHRKPSSSNISVAKIAFTGAVLGGGSIALAGQAAAATDGEWDQVARCESGGNWAINTGNGYHGGVQFSSSTWASHGGGQYAPSAELATKEQQIAVAERVLATQGRGAWPVCGGPLSGPTQRDLPAPAALDAPGLNGAPAPLAPPADAPPPDAPPPPPPPPADPPAPVQLASFDQPAPPDAPPPPADLPPAPPADVPPPADAMPPAPPADAPPVVDTDFRGFVPAGMPQHASEAGYTQQLWDAIRAQDVQGNDALDALAQPAPSA, encoded by the coding sequence ATGAGTGGACGTCACCGTAAGCCCAGCAGTTCAAACATCAGCGTCGCCAAGATCGCCTTCACCGGTGCGGTTCTCGGTGGCGGCAGCATCGCCCTTGCCGGCCAGGCGGCCGCGGCCACCGATGGCGAATGGGATCAGGTAGCCCGTTGCGAATCCGGCGGCAACTGGGCCATCAACACCGGCAACGGTTACCACGGCGGCGTGCAGTTCAGCTCGAGCACGTGGGCCTCGCACGGCGGCGGCCAATACGCCCCGTCGGCCGAGCTCGCCACCAAAGAACAGCAGATCGCCGTCGCCGAGCGGGTGCTCGCCACCCAGGGCCGTGGCGCCTGGCCCGTGTGCGGTGGCCCGCTGTCGGGTCCCACCCAGCGCGACCTGCCCGCGCCTGCCGCGCTGGACGCACCCGGCCTCAACGGCGCCCCCGCGCCGCTCGCCCCGCCCGCGGACGCGCCCCCGCCGGACGCTCCTCCGCCGCCGCCCCCGCCGCCCGCGGATCCGCCCGCCCCGGTGCAGCTGGCCTCGTTCGACCAGCCGGCCCCGCCGGACGCTCCGCCGCCCCCGGCGGACCTGCCGCCGGCTCCTCCGGCCGACGTCCCGCCTCCGGCCGACGCGATGCCGCCCGCACCGCCAGCGGACGCACCTCCCGTCGTGGACACGGACTTCCGCGGTTTCGTACCGGCCGGCATGCCGCAGCACGCCTCCGAGGCCGGCTACACCCAGCAGCTGTGGGACGCCATCCGGGCCCAGGACGTTCAGGGCAACGACGCGCTGGACGCTCTCGCTCAGCCGGCGCCCAGCGCCTAA
- a CDS encoding molybdenum cofactor biosynthesis protein MoaE has protein sequence MTLVVRAAMTEQPISLAEHEELVGHQAAGAIVGFVGMIRDHDGGRRVVRLEYSAHPSAEQVIAEVVADVAEQSSGVRAVAASHRVGALRIGEAALVAAVAADHRQAAFATCAHLVDTIKARLPVWKHQFFADGTEEWVGSA, from the coding sequence ATGACGCTCGTCGTGCGCGCCGCGATGACCGAGCAGCCGATCTCACTCGCCGAACACGAAGAGCTGGTGGGCCATCAGGCGGCCGGGGCCATCGTCGGGTTCGTCGGCATGATCCGCGACCACGACGGCGGACGGCGGGTGGTGCGACTGGAGTACTCCGCGCACCCCTCGGCCGAGCAGGTCATCGCCGAGGTGGTGGCCGATGTCGCCGAGCAGTCCAGCGGCGTGCGCGCCGTCGCCGCCAGCCATCGCGTCGGCGCACTGCGCATCGGGGAGGCCGCGTTGGTCGCGGCCGTCGCCGCCGATCACCGGCAGGCGGCATTCGCCACCTGCGCGCACCTGGTGGACACCATCAAGGCGCGGCTACCGGTGTGGAAACACCAATTCTTCGCCGACGGCACCGAGGAGTGGGTCGGCTCGGCCTGA
- a CDS encoding MogA/MoaB family molybdenum cofactor biosynthesis protein has protein sequence MSSRSARVIIASTRASSGVYDDRCGPIIAEWLAERGFADVQPEVVADGPPVGDALRTAIDAEVDVIITSGGTGISPSDSTPDQTVAVIDYMVPGLAEAIRQSGLPKVPTSVLSRGVCGVAGQTLIVNLPGSPGGVRDGLGVLAGVLDHALDQLAGKDHQR, from the coding sequence ATGAGTTCCCGTTCAGCCCGCGTCATCATCGCCTCGACCCGCGCGTCGTCGGGGGTGTATGACGACCGCTGTGGCCCGATCATCGCCGAATGGCTGGCGGAGCGGGGCTTTGCCGACGTGCAGCCGGAGGTGGTCGCCGACGGGCCGCCCGTCGGTGACGCGCTGCGCACCGCGATCGACGCGGAGGTCGACGTCATCATCACCTCGGGTGGCACCGGCATCTCGCCCAGCGACAGCACACCGGACCAGACCGTGGCCGTCATCGACTACATGGTGCCCGGGCTTGCGGAAGCAATCCGCCAGTCCGGCCTGCCCAAGGTGCCGACGTCGGTGCTGTCGCGCGGCGTGTGCGGTGTGGCCGGGCAGACCCTGATCGTCAACCTGCCGGGTTCGCCCGGAGGGGTGCGCGACGGCCTCGGCGTGCTCGCCGGTGTGCTCGACCACGCGCTCGACCAGCTCGCCGGTAAAGACCACCAGCGATGA
- the moaC gene encoding cyclic pyranopterin monophosphate synthase MoaC, with translation MARASEASEASASRWSADSGSGALSHLDDQGAAHMVDVSEKVATKRTAVAAGVLRTSAQVVGLISTGGLPKGDALATARIAGIQAAKRTSDLIPLCHQLALTGVDIDFTVGESEIEIVATVRSTDRTGVEMEALTAVSVAGLTLYDMIKAVDPAARIDDIRVLRKEGGKTGRWARP, from the coding sequence ATGGCTAGGGCCTCTGAGGCCTCCGAAGCCTCGGCGAGCCGGTGGTCGGCAGACTCCGGCTCGGGCGCCCTGTCACACCTGGACGACCAGGGGGCGGCGCACATGGTCGACGTCAGCGAAAAGGTAGCCACCAAGCGGACCGCGGTCGCCGCCGGGGTCCTGCGCACCTCGGCGCAAGTGGTGGGGCTGATCTCGACCGGCGGCCTGCCCAAGGGCGACGCGCTGGCCACCGCGCGGATAGCCGGAATCCAGGCCGCGAAGCGCACCAGCGACCTCATCCCGCTGTGTCATCAACTTGCGCTCACGGGGGTCGACATCGACTTCACCGTGGGCGAGTCTGAGATCGAGATCGTCGCAACGGTGCGCAGCACCGACCGCACGGGGGTGGAAATGGAAGCGCTGACCGCCGTCAGCGTCGCGGGCCTGACGCTCTACGACATGATCAAGGCGGTCGACCCGGCCGCACGAATCGACGACATTCGAGTGCTGCGCAAGGAAGGCGGCAAAACCGGAAGGTGGGCGCGCCCATGA
- a CDS encoding helicase-associated domain-containing protein has translation MTDNTPDIPLGSWLAELSDERLIRLLELRPDLAQPPPGSIAALAARAQARQSIKAGTDDLDFLRLAVLDALLVLQADVEPVPTAKLLALIDDRAPETEVLGAVDDLRQRALVWGEAALRVAADAATGLPWHPGQVILEDASRSAEEIAGLIDDLTQAQLDVLEKLLEGSPMGRTRDAAPGAPADRPVPQLLALGLLRRIDAETVILPRHVGQVLRGEQPGPMQLTAPDPVVSTTTAGDADAAAAGAVIDLLHEVDVLLETLSAAPVSELRSGGLGIRDVKRLSKVTGIEETRLGLILEVAAAAGLIASGMPDPEPVSGEAPYWAPTIATDRYAAMSAAERWQLLASSWLDLPGRPALIGTRGPDAKPYGALTDGLYSTAAPLDRRLLLGMLSELSPGAGVDAAAASAALIWRRPRWAKRLQPGPVGDLLAESNALGLVGRGAISTPGRALLDDDGDPQVAIEAMNRALPKPVDHFLVQADLTVVVPGPLERDLAEQLAVVATVESAGTAMVYRVSEQSIRHALDVGKTRDWMHSLFARHSKTPVPQGLTYLIDDVARRHGQLRIGMAASFVRCEDPALLAQAVAAPATEEVQLRALAPTVAVSPAPIGEVLVALRAAGFAPAAEDSSGAIVDVRPRGARVATPQQRRPYRPVRRPNSESLNAVVAVLRKVTAAPFGNIRVDPAVTMAQLQRAAKEQDTLVIGYLDAAGVATQRVVSPITVKGGQLVAFDSASGRLRDFAIHRITSVVSATAR, from the coding sequence ATGACCGACAACACCCCGGATATCCCGCTGGGGTCTTGGCTGGCCGAGTTATCCGATGAGCGGCTGATCCGACTGTTGGAGTTGCGGCCGGACCTCGCCCAGCCCCCACCCGGCAGCATCGCCGCACTGGCCGCGCGCGCCCAGGCCCGCCAGTCGATCAAGGCCGGCACCGACGACCTCGACTTTTTGCGCCTGGCCGTTCTGGACGCGCTGCTGGTGCTGCAGGCCGACGTGGAGCCGGTGCCGACCGCGAAGCTGCTGGCACTGATCGATGACCGCGCCCCCGAAACCGAGGTCCTCGGCGCCGTCGACGACCTCCGGCAACGCGCCCTGGTCTGGGGCGAGGCCGCGCTGCGGGTTGCCGCCGACGCCGCAACAGGACTGCCATGGCATCCGGGCCAGGTCATTCTCGAGGACGCCTCACGCAGCGCCGAGGAGATCGCCGGCCTGATCGACGACCTCACCCAGGCGCAGCTCGACGTGCTGGAGAAACTTCTCGAGGGCTCCCCGATGGGCCGCACCCGCGACGCGGCGCCCGGCGCGCCCGCCGACCGGCCGGTGCCCCAGCTGCTGGCGTTGGGGCTGCTGCGGCGCATCGACGCCGAGACGGTGATCCTGCCCCGCCACGTCGGGCAGGTGCTGCGCGGCGAGCAGCCCGGCCCGATGCAGTTGACCGCGCCCGACCCGGTGGTGTCGACGACCACGGCCGGCGACGCCGACGCGGCGGCCGCGGGGGCCGTCATCGACTTGCTGCACGAGGTCGACGTCCTGCTTGAAACGCTGTCCGCCGCGCCGGTTTCCGAGCTGCGCAGCGGCGGGCTGGGCATACGTGACGTCAAGCGGCTGAGCAAGGTGACCGGCATCGAGGAGACGAGGCTGGGATTGATCCTCGAAGTCGCGGCCGCGGCCGGATTGATCGCCAGCGGCATGCCCGACCCCGAGCCGGTCAGCGGCGAGGCACCGTACTGGGCCCCGACGATCGCCACCGACCGGTACGCCGCGATGTCGGCCGCCGAACGCTGGCAGCTGTTGGCGAGCAGTTGGCTCGACCTTCCCGGCCGCCCGGCGCTGATCGGCACCCGCGGGCCCGACGCCAAGCCCTACGGCGCCCTCACCGACGGGCTGTACTCCACGGCCGCGCCGCTGGATCGCCGGCTGCTACTCGGCATGTTGTCCGAACTGTCCCCGGGCGCCGGCGTCGACGCGGCGGCAGCCTCCGCGGCGCTGATCTGGCGGCGTCCGCGCTGGGCGAAGCGGTTGCAACCCGGACCCGTCGGGGACCTGCTCGCCGAGAGCAACGCCCTGGGCCTGGTGGGCCGCGGGGCGATCAGCACGCCCGGGCGGGCGCTGCTGGACGACGACGGGGATCCGCAGGTTGCGATCGAGGCGATGAACCGGGCCCTGCCCAAGCCGGTCGACCACTTCCTGGTGCAGGCGGACCTCACCGTGGTTGTACCCGGGCCGCTGGAACGCGACCTGGCCGAGCAACTCGCCGTCGTTGCCACCGTCGAATCGGCAGGCACCGCGATGGTGTACCGGGTCAGCGAGCAGTCGATCCGGCATGCACTCGACGTCGGCAAGACCCGCGACTGGATGCATTCCCTGTTCGCCAGGCACTCCAAAACGCCGGTGCCGCAGGGGCTTACCTATCTCATCGACGACGTCGCGCGCCGGCACGGGCAGCTGCGGATCGGCATGGCCGCGTCGTTCGTGCGCTGCGAGGACCCCGCGCTGCTGGCGCAGGCCGTGGCCGCGCCGGCGACCGAGGAGGTGCAGCTGCGGGCGCTGGCGCCGACGGTCGCGGTGTCGCCGGCGCCCATCGGCGAGGTGCTGGTCGCGTTGCGCGCCGCGGGCTTCGCCCCGGCCGCCGAGGACTCCTCGGGCGCCATCGTCGACGTGCGTCCGCGCGGGGCCCGGGTGGCGACACCCCAGCAGCGCCGGCCGTATCGCCCGGTCCGGCGTCCCAACAGCGAAAGCCTCAACGCGGTGGTCGCGGTGCTGCGCAAGGTGACCGCCGCACCGTTCGGCAACATCCGCGTCGACCCCGCCGTCACCATGGCCCAGCTGCAGCGCGCGGCCAAGGAACAAGACACCCTGGTGATCGGTTATCTGGATGCGGCCGGCGTGGCCACCCAGCGCGTGGTGTCGCCCATCACCGTCAAGGGCGGTCAGCTGGTGGCCTTTGATTCGGCGTCCGGCCGGCTGCGTGACTTCGCCATCCACCGCATCACGTCGGTCGTGTCGGCCACCGCCCGATAA
- a CDS encoding DNA repair helicase XPB, with translation MSDGPLIVQSDKTVLLEVDHEQAGAARAAIAPFAELERAPEHVHTYRITPLALWNARAAGHDAEQVVDALVSFSRYAVPQPLLVDIVDTMARYGRLQLVKHPAHGLTLVSLDRAVLEEVLRNKKIAPMLGARIDDDTVIVHPSERGRVKQMLLKIGWPAEDLAGYVDGEAHPISLAQDGWHLRDYQQMATDSFWSGGSGVVVLPCGAGKTLVGAAAMAKAGATTLILVTNIVAARQWKRELIARTSLSEDEIGEYSGERKEIRPVTISTYQMITRRTKGEYRHLELFDSRDWGLIIYDEVHLLPAPVFRMTADLQSKRRLGLTATLVREDGREGDVFSLIGPKRYDAPWKDIEAQGWIAPAECVEVRVTMTDNERMLYATAEPEERYKLCSTVHTKIAVVKSILAKHPGEQTLVIGAYLDQLDELGAELNAPVIQGSTRTKEREELFDAFRRGELSTLVVSKVANFSIDLPEAAVAVQVSGTFGSRQEEAQRLGRLLRPKSDGGGAIFYSVVARDSLDAEYAAHRQRFLAEQGYGYIIRDADDLLGPAI, from the coding sequence ATGTCTGACGGACCGTTGATCGTGCAGTCGGATAAGACGGTCCTGCTCGAGGTGGACCACGAGCAGGCCGGCGCGGCGCGCGCCGCCATCGCGCCGTTCGCCGAGCTGGAACGCGCGCCCGAGCACGTGCACACCTACCGCATCACGCCGCTGGCGCTGTGGAACGCGCGCGCCGCCGGTCATGACGCCGAGCAGGTGGTCGACGCGCTGGTGAGCTTCTCGCGCTACGCGGTGCCGCAGCCGCTGCTGGTCGACATCGTCGACACCATGGCCCGGTACGGCCGCCTGCAATTGGTGAAGCACCCCGCGCACGGCCTGACGCTGGTGAGCCTGGACCGCGCCGTGCTCGAAGAGGTGCTGCGCAACAAGAAGATCGCCCCGATGCTCGGCGCCCGCATCGACGACGACACCGTCATCGTGCACCCCAGCGAACGCGGCCGCGTCAAGCAGATGCTACTCAAAATCGGTTGGCCCGCAGAGGATCTCGCCGGCTACGTGGACGGTGAAGCGCACCCGATCAGCCTGGCGCAGGACGGCTGGCACCTGCGCGACTATCAGCAGATGGCCACCGACTCGTTCTGGTCCGGCGGGTCCGGGGTGGTGGTGCTTCCGTGCGGTGCCGGTAAGACGCTGGTCGGCGCGGCCGCCATGGCGAAAGCCGGTGCGACGACGCTGATCCTGGTCACGAACATCGTCGCGGCGCGGCAATGGAAGCGCGAGCTGATCGCGCGCACGTCGCTCAGCGAGGACGAAATCGGCGAATACTCCGGCGAACGCAAGGAGATTCGCCCGGTCACCATCTCGACGTATCAGATGATCACCCGGCGCACCAAGGGCGAGTACCGGCACCTGGAGCTGTTCGACAGCCGGGACTGGGGCCTGATCATCTACGACGAGGTCCATCTCTTGCCTGCGCCGGTGTTCCGCATGACCGCCGATCTGCAGTCCAAGCGGCGCCTGGGCCTGACCGCCACGCTGGTCCGCGAGGACGGCCGCGAGGGCGACGTCTTCTCGCTGATCGGCCCGAAACGCTACGACGCGCCGTGGAAGGACATCGAGGCGCAGGGGTGGATCGCGCCGGCCGAATGCGTCGAGGTGCGCGTCACCATGACCGACAACGAGCGGATGCTCTATGCCACCGCCGAACCCGAAGAGCGGTACAAGCTGTGCTCGACGGTGCACACCAAAATCGCTGTGGTCAAATCGATCCTGGCGAAACATCCGGGTGAGCAGACGCTGGTGATCGGCGCCTACCTCGATCAGCTCGACGAGCTCGGTGCCGAGCTGAACGCCCCGGTGATCCAGGGGTCCACCCGGACCAAGGAACGCGAAGAGCTGTTCGACGCCTTCCGCCGCGGCGAGTTGTCCACCCTGGTGGTGTCCAAGGTCGCGAACTTCTCCATCGACCTTCCGGAAGCCGCTGTGGCAGTGCAGGTTTCGGGAACCTTCGGCTCACGACAGGAGGAGGCGCAGCGGCTGGGCCGGCTGCTGCGGCCCAAGTCCGACGGTGGCGGCGCCATCTTCTATTCCGTGGTGGCACGCGACAGCCTGGACGCGGAGTACGCCGCGCACCGGCAGCGCTTCCTGGCCGAGCAGGGCTACGGCTACATCATCCGCGACGCCGACGACCTGCTGGGGCCGGCGATTTAG
- a CDS encoding STAS/SEC14 domain-containing protein: MPAGIRVLEATGTVTAADYERNFAPMVEQAERTGGRLRLIYEFGPEFERITAGALWADARLGAGYLRLLDGCAVVSDIGWIRATSRAIGSWMPCPLRVFRNDERDDAVAWLASLAQCPGVSARDLAKAYVGGVGAALVTLGGFAFSKSGQEPE, translated from the coding sequence ATGCCCGCGGGCATTCGTGTGCTCGAAGCCACCGGGACCGTGACGGCGGCGGATTATGAGCGCAACTTCGCGCCGATGGTCGAACAAGCGGAGCGCACAGGCGGTCGATTGCGACTGATATACGAATTCGGCCCGGAATTCGAGCGCATTACGGCCGGAGCGCTATGGGCAGACGCGCGACTGGGGGCCGGTTATCTGCGGTTGCTCGACGGGTGTGCCGTCGTGAGCGATATCGGCTGGATTCGGGCGACCAGCCGCGCCATCGGCAGCTGGATGCCGTGCCCGCTTCGGGTGTTCCGCAACGACGAACGCGATGACGCCGTCGCGTGGCTGGCCTCGCTGGCGCAGTGCCCTGGCGTGTCCGCCCGCGATCTGGCCAAGGCCTACGTCGGCGGGGTCGGCGCCGCTCTCGTCACCCTAGGCGGGTTCGCGTTCTCGAAGAGCGGTCAAGAGCCTGAATAG
- a CDS encoding thiolase family protein, translating to MTNDVAIIGVGLHPFGRFDKTAMQMGAEAVQLALKDAGVDWKDIQFGFGGSYEVSNPDAVTRLVGLTGITFTNVFNACATAASAIQQTADTIRLGKYDIGIAIGLDKHPRGAFTDDPAKLALPQWYANNGQFVTTKFFGMKANKYIHDHNISQETLARVANKNFRNGALNPNAFRRKEISVEEILNSPALNYPLTQYMFCAPDEGAAAVVMCRADMAEKFTDKPVYVRACEIRTRRFGAYEVHATSAPLDEDASPTVYAAKAAYEAAGIGPEDVDVAQLQDTDAGAEVIHMAETGLCADGEQEKLLADGATEIHGSMPVNTDGGLIANGEPIGASGLRQMHELVRQLRGEAGERQVPGNPRVGLAQVYGAPGTASATILSR from the coding sequence ATGACCAACGACGTCGCCATCATCGGCGTGGGCCTGCACCCGTTCGGCCGGTTCGACAAGACCGCGATGCAGATGGGCGCCGAGGCCGTCCAGCTCGCGCTCAAAGACGCCGGCGTGGACTGGAAGGACATCCAGTTCGGCTTCGGCGGCAGCTACGAGGTCTCGAATCCCGACGCGGTGACCCGCCTGGTCGGGCTGACCGGCATCACGTTCACCAACGTGTTCAACGCCTGCGCCACCGCGGCCAGCGCCATCCAGCAGACCGCCGACACCATCCGGCTGGGCAAGTACGACATCGGCATCGCGATCGGGCTGGACAAGCACCCGCGCGGCGCGTTCACCGACGACCCCGCCAAGCTGGCGCTGCCCCAGTGGTACGCCAACAACGGCCAGTTCGTCACCACCAAGTTCTTCGGAATGAAGGCCAACAAGTACATCCACGACCACAACATCTCGCAGGAGACATTGGCGCGGGTGGCCAACAAGAACTTCCGCAATGGTGCGCTGAACCCGAATGCGTTCCGGCGCAAGGAGATCTCCGTCGAGGAGATCCTCAACTCGCCCGCGCTGAACTACCCGTTGACCCAGTACATGTTCTGCGCGCCCGACGAGGGCGCCGCCGCGGTCGTCATGTGTCGCGCGGACATGGCCGAGAAGTTCACCGACAAGCCGGTTTACGTGCGTGCCTGCGAGATTCGGACCCGGCGTTTCGGTGCCTACGAGGTGCACGCCACGTCGGCGCCGCTGGACGAGGACGCCTCACCGACGGTGTATGCCGCCAAGGCCGCCTACGAGGCGGCCGGCATCGGCCCGGAGGATGTCGACGTCGCGCAGCTGCAGGACACCGACGCCGGCGCCGAGGTGATCCACATGGCCGAGACCGGTCTGTGCGCGGACGGCGAGCAGGAGAAGCTGCTGGCCGACGGCGCCACCGAAATTCACGGCTCGATGCCGGTCAACACCGACGGCGGGCTGATCGCCAACGGCGAGCCGATCGGCGCGTCGGGGCTGCGGCAGATGCACGAACTGGTGCGGCAGTTGCGTGGCGAGGCGGGGGAGCGTCAGGTGCCCGGCAACCCGCGCGTCGGGCTGGCCCAGGTGTACGGCGCGCCCGGAACAGCATCGGCGACCATACTGTCGCGCTGA
- a CDS encoding Zn-ribbon domain-containing OB-fold protein: MQKALAPEISTWPDESPQLIGSRCGSCAATTFPVQQWCPRCSAAEMSDVLLPRRGTLVAWTTQGFPPGAPYAGPTGKEFVPFGVGLVQLGDVIRVEGRLTENDPAKLQFGQEVELTMVPFATDDEGAEIITFAFQPV, translated from the coding sequence ATGCAGAAGGCATTAGCCCCCGAGATCTCTACCTGGCCCGATGAGAGCCCGCAGCTGATCGGCAGCCGATGCGGCAGCTGTGCGGCCACCACCTTCCCGGTGCAGCAGTGGTGCCCACGGTGCAGCGCCGCCGAGATGTCCGACGTGCTGTTGCCCCGGCGCGGGACGCTGGTGGCGTGGACCACCCAGGGCTTCCCGCCCGGCGCCCCCTATGCCGGCCCGACCGGCAAGGAGTTCGTGCCATTCGGCGTGGGGCTGGTCCAGCTCGGTGACGTCATCCGCGTCGAGGGCCGGTTGACCGAGAACGACCCGGCCAAGTTGCAGTTCGGCCAGGAAGTCGAACTCACCATGGTGCCTTTCGCGACCGACGACGAGGGCGCCGAAATCATCACCTTCGCGTTCCAGCCGGTCTAG